The following proteins come from a genomic window of Sardina pilchardus chromosome 13, fSarPil1.1, whole genome shotgun sequence:
- the si:ch211-137a8.4 gene encoding A-kinase anchor protein 12, which yields MAATEACAAPVQAESTETKPEEAKPANAEQPANADPAPAPAEETKETTANDDATQNSEQPPAEQPAEGKAKPASENILGSFLNKSGLGKLMGGGKKKKESGAGGEDGTVAGGDAEKDKSQADEGNKEQPTNQTADGAEAGAEDPAIEKAPENDEAAAGTGKDGKQKQAEKSSVRDFIRKPVARIFSHRSTEKKEGAGAGTGEGKKHGKVRSRSLDRLEDADASTVAVEQTEDVQEAAGESDKGAAQTTKHMKRWHSFKKLMAQKSHKKSTDDTKEGEGAEGGAEGAGDSSTLDSATKSEHSGQKRWKLKRSWTFQGLKRDTSVTGFHKAAKEGEKEGEEKGEEGAAASAENDQGAAAGSEEPKAAADGETDEKTEGDDDKGAAAAPQRTKSVDQHANEIWTSFKKRVTPKSKKSTDASAGAAVEEGAEAAAAAGSGEQEQADDQQAAKDSGKTAKTKRTHFNRAVSLKNFIMRKGGKSTSVDLGGEAKEEGEEGQDGAAEEADAKGSDEGTADAAAGAGAAADTPPATAEKKEEKKEEPAAAAAAAPAATAVTQSDDKAAAAQVADGPKATDGEGKKPDAAAPSAPKQQAAVAATTESPRVAETATAGAAVAEQPAAEAKTSNRENGCPDGTAHNHEAADGENAVEEAKQQEEEKSLNCKEAVIDADVSSGGKAKDGKILSPDGKCGGKGNAVAQSEKKAGNV from the exons ATGGCAGCCACCGAGGCTTGTGCTGCCCCCGTCCAAGCAGAGAGCACAGAGACTAAACCAGAGGAGGCAAAGCCCGCTAACGCGGAGCAGCCCGCCAATGCAGACCCGGCACCGGCCCCGGCAGAGGAGACGAAAGAGACGACGGCCAACGACGATGCCACCCAGAACTCCGAGCAGCCGCCCGCGGAGCAGCCAGCCGAAGGCAAAGCCAAGCCCGCCTCGGAGAACATCCTGGGTTCCTTCCTGAACAAGAGTGGGCTGGGAAAGCTTATGGGAGGgggcaagaagaagaaggagtcTGGCGCAGGTGGTGAGGATGGCACTGTTGCCGGGGGCGACGCGGAAAAAGACAAGAGCCAGGCGGACGAGGGCAACAAGGAGCAGCCGACCAATCAGACGGCAGATGGTGCCGAGGCCGGCGCCGAGGACCCGGCCATAGAGAAGGCGCCAGAGAACGACGAGGCGGCGGCCGGGACTGGCAAAGACGGCAAGCAGAAGCAGGCCGAGAAGTCCAGCGTGCGGGACTTCATCCGCAAGCCCGTCGCCAGAATCTTCTCACACAGAAGCACAGAGAAGAAGGAGGGCGCAGGCGCAGGCACAGGCGAGGGCAAGAAGCACGGCAAGGTCCGATCCAGGTCCCTCGACAGGCTGGAGGACGCCGACGCCAGCACCGTCGCCGTGGAACAGACGGAAGACGTCCAGGAAGCGGCTGGAGAGTCCGACAAGGGCGCCGCCCAGACCACTAAACACATGAAACGCTGGCACTCCTTTAAGAAGCTAATGGCCCAAAAGTCTCACAAGAAAAGCACAGATGACAccaaggagggagagggtgcggagggaggggcagagggggCGGGCGACTCATCAACGCTCGATTCCGCGACGAAATCGGAACACTCCGGCCAGAAACGGTGGAAGCTGAAGAGGTCATGGACATTCCAGGGGCTCAAGAGGGACACGTCTGTCACGGGCTTCCACAAGGCGGCGAAGGAGGGTGAAAAAGAGGgcgaggagaaaggagaggagggcgcCGCGGCCAGCGCGGAGAATGACCAGGGAGCCGCAGCTGGCTCAGAAGAGCCCAAGGCCGCCGCGGACGGAGAGACAGACGAGAAGACGGAAGGCGACGACGACAAGGGGGCCGCAGCCGCCCCACAGCGCACTAAATCGGTGGACCAGCACGCCAATGAGATCTGGACCTCGTTCAAGAAGCGAGTGACCCCCAAGTCAAAAAAGTCGACAGATGCCAGCGCAGGAGCGGCGGTGGAGGAAggggcggaggcggcggcggcggccggcaGCGGGGAGCAGGAACAGGCCGACGACCAGCAGGCGGCTAAAGACTCCGGCAAGACGGCCAAGACGAAACGCACGCACTTCAACCGCGCCGTGTCGCTAAAGAACTTCATCATGCGCAAGGGCGGAAAGAGCACCAGCGTGGACCTCGGAGGCGAGGCCAAGGAGGAGGGCGAAGAGGGGCAAGACGGCGCGGCAGAAGAGGCCGACGCCAAGGGCAGCGACGAGGGCACTGCCGACGCAGCAGCTGGGGCAGGGGCAGCGGCCGACACCCCTCCGGCCACAgcggagaagaaggaggagaaaaaagaggagcCAGCCgcagctgccgccgccgcccccgccGCCACGGCTGTCACACAGAGCGATGACAAGGCGGCCGCGGCTCAGGTGGCAGACGGGCCCAAGGCGACTGACGGCGAGGGGAAGAAGCCCGACGCGGCCGCGCCATCTGCTCCCAAGCAGCAGGCGGCGGTGGCAGCGACGACCGAGTCGCCACGCGTCGCCGAGACGGCCACCGCGGGCGCGGCCGTGGCCGAGCAGCCGGCCGCCGAGGCCAAGACCTCCAACCGGGAGAACGGGTGCCCGGACGGCACGGCGCACAATCACGAGGCGGCCGACGGCGAGAACGCCGTTGAGGAGGccaagcagcaggaggaggagaagagcctCAACTGCAAGGAGGCCGTCATCGACGCCGACGTCAGCAGCGGCGGCAAGGCCAAGGACGGCAAGATCCTGAGCCCGGACGGGAAGTGCGGCGGCAAAGGAAACGCGGTGGCCCAAAGCG AAAAAAAGGCGGGAAACGTGTGA